ATAAGAATGCTGGGTTAGTAAGTATATCATTTCCTATAATATTTAAAAAATTCATTCTTTTCCCTCCTAAATATTTTTTATATAAATTTTATTTTACTAATTCCTTAATTTTATCCAACACATCTTCTTTGATTTTTTTCTTGTTTGTATAACTTCTGATTTCTGCTACATTATATCCAGAAAGTTGATCTGCAAGTTGTTTTACAGTCACAATCAAATCTGCTCCTTTTCCTGCTACAGAGTTAAAATCTGATGATGATACATCTGCTTCTATCCCTTCCTCTTTACATATTTCTTCAATCTTCATAGCACACATCAAGCTACTTCCAATTCCATTTCCACATACTGTTAATATTTTTATCATTGATTACCACTCCTTTATATATTTTTCTTTCAAGTTTAAATTAAATACATTATCTCTTGAACAGTTTTTACTTCAATGATTTTCTCTATTCTCTCTTCGTCTTCTA
This genomic stretch from Fusobacterium sp. harbors:
- a CDS encoding PTS sugar transporter subunit IIB, producing MIKILTVCGNGIGSSLMCAMKIEEICKEEGIEADVSSSDFNSVAGKGADLIVTVKQLADQLSGYNVAEIRSYTNKKKIKEDVLDKIKELVK